One genomic window of Magnolia sinica isolate HGM2019 chromosome 3, MsV1, whole genome shotgun sequence includes the following:
- the LOC131240468 gene encoding uncharacterized protein LOC131240468 produces the protein MADHALVVADHSLVIGQEFPDVETCRRTLKEIAIALHFDLRIVKSDRSRFIAKCSKEGCPWRVHVAKCPGVSTFSIRTLHGEHTCEGVRNLHHQQASVGWVARSVEARVRDNPQYKPKEILQDIREQHGVAVSYMQAWRGKERSMAAVHGTFEEGYRLLPAYCEQIRKTNPGSIALVSATGQENSFQRLFISYRASIYGFIKACRPLLELDRAHLKGKYLGALLCAAAIDADDALFPLAFAVVDVESDDNWMWFLSELRKLLGVNTESMPRLTILSDRQRGIVEAVETHFPSAFHGFCLRHVSENFRDEFKNTKLVNIFWNAVYALTTLEFEAKIAEMVEISQDVLQWFHHFPPRLWAIAYFEGVRYGHFALRVTELLYNWALEGHELPIVQMMEHIRHQLTTWFNERRNMGMAWTSILVPSAEKLVLEAIADSRCYQVLRANEVEFEIVSTERTNIVDISSRHCSCRRWQLYGLPCAHAAAALISCGQNVQLFAEHCFTVASYRETYSPVIHPIPDKSLWKELVAGTEGGGAKVDIIIRPPKTRRPPGRPKKKVLRIENFKRPKRVVQCGRCHLLGHSQKKCTLPLQ, from the coding sequence ATGGCTGACCATGCTTTAGTTGTCGCAGATCATTCTTTAGTAATTGGGCAAGAGTTTCCTGATGTTGAAACTTGCCGAAGAACGCTAAAAGAGATTGCAATTGCTTTACACTTTGATCTTCGGATAGTGAAATCGGATAGGAGTCGATTTATAGCCAAGTGCTCAAAGGAAGGATGTCCCTGGCGTGTCCATGTAGCAAAGTGTCCAGGTGTTTCAACCTTTTCAATTAGGACGttacatggtgaacatacttGTGAAGGAGTTCGCAACCTTCATCATCAACAGGCTTCAGTCGGTTGGGTTGCCAGATCTGTGGAAGCACGTGTTCGGGATAATCCACAATACAAGCCAAAGGAAATATTGCAAGACATCCGAGAACAACATGGAGTTGCTGTGTCTTACATGCAGGCTTGGCGTGGGAAGGAGCGGAGTATGGCTGCAGTTCATGGCACTTTTGAGGAAGGATATCGACTTCTTCCTGCATACTGCGAGCAAATCAGAAAAACAAACCCTGGAAGTATCGCATTGGTTTCTGCTACAGGGCAAGAGAACAGCTTCCAACGCCTCTTTATTTCATACCGTGCATCAATCTATGGCTTCATAAAAGCTTGTCGACCACTTTTAGAACTCGATAGAGCACATCTAAAAGGAAAATACCTGGGGGCATTACTTTGCGCTGCAGCTATTGATGCTGATGATGCGCTATTTCCATTGGCATTTGCTGTAGTTGATGTAGAAAGCGACGATAATTGGATGTGGTTTCTATCAGAGTTGCGGAAACTTCTTGGAGTAAATACCGAAAGCATGCCTAGACTTACGATATTGTCTGACAGACAAAGGGGCATTGTGGAGGCAGTTGAGACACATTTTCCCAGTGCTTTTCATGGATTTTGTTTGCGGCATGTAAGCGAAAATTTCCGCGATGAGTTTAAGAATACCAAATTGGTGAACATCTTTTGGAATGCTGTTTATGCTCTGACTACTCTTGAATTTGAAGCTAAGATAGCCGAGATGGTAGAAATCTCACAAGATGTCTTGCAATGGTTTCATCACTTTCCCCCTCGTCTTTGGGCTATAGCATATTTTGAGGGTGTACGATATGGGCACTTTGCTTTGCGTGTCACGGAATTATTATATAATTGGGCCCTTGAGGGTCACGAGCTTCCCATAGTGCAGATGATGGAACACATTCGGCATCAATTAACAACTTGGTTTAATGAGCGTCGCAATATGGGTATGGCATGGACATCCATTCTTGTACCATCTGCGGAGAAGCTTGTTTTAGAAGCTATTGCAGATTCTCGTTGTTACCAAGTACTTCGTGCAAATGAGGTGGAATTCGAAATTGTGTCAACTGAGAGAACGAATATTGTGGACATTAGTAGTCGCCATTGCTCCTGTCGCCGTTGGCAACTTTATGGTCTACCATGTGCACATGCCGCCGCTGCACTAATCTCTTGTGGGCAAAATGTCCAATTATTTGCTGAACATTGTTTTACGGTCGCAAGCTATCGTGAGACCTATTCGCCGGTCATACACCCTATTCCAGACAAAAGCCTTTGGAAGGAGCTAGTTGCAGGAACAGAGGGTGGAGGTGCTAAAGTTGACATTATAATACGTCCGCCTAAGACTCGTCGACCGCCTGGCCGCCCCAAAAAGAAGGTTCTTCGCATAGAGAACTTTAAGCGCCCAAAGCGGGTTGTTCAATGTGGCCGTTGCCATTTGTTAGGACATTCTCAAAAGAAATGCACATTGCCGCTTCAGTAA